The Pseudoalteromonas rubra DNA segment CCAGGCGTTAGCACACATTGCGCTGAGCTTTTGCCAGTCTCTGCCTTTTTCTCTGCCTTACGAGGAACTGGCATGATAGCAGTGTTCGGCGGTACCTTTGATCCTGTGCATCTGGGTCATATCAATATGGCCACACAGTGCATGGCGGCACTCAAGCTGTCCGAGCTGCGGTTTATCCCCAATGCTGTACCGGTGCACAAACAAGGCCCAGCCATCAGTACCACAGACAGGCTGGCCATGTTACAGCTGGCCACCGCGCATGACTCCAGATTCACCATTGACCAAAGGGAACTCGAACGGGATACCCCTTCGTACTCTTTGCTCACGCTGGAAGAACTCAAAGCTGAGTATCCTGATCAGGCCCTGGTGTTTTTAATGGGCATGGACTCGTTTAATAGCCTGGACAAATGGTATCGCTGGCAGGATATCGTGTCGTTATGTCATATTGTGGTGTATCAGCGCCCGGGCGACGCCTTTGCCCCGTCAGCGGCGTTACAGATTTACCTAAAACAAGCACACTGTACTGAGCCTGAGCAACTCAGCACACAACCTGCTGGCCTGTGTTATTTTTTGCCAGGTCAACCATTTGAGGCTGCGTCCAGTACCATCAGAAATGCGATAAAACAACGCCAAGCCGTTGAACCTTGGCTGAATAATACAGTCCTAGAGTATATTCAGGCACATCAATTGTACCTAAGCAGTAGCAACAATACTTAGCCCGGACAGCAGAGGATAGACAACCTCAGTCACAGACTTGAGTTTCCCCCTGCTAACCGTGTTACAATTGCCGCTTATTTGTAGCAAAGAGACAGAGATTTGGATTCAAAACAATTACTAGATTTTGCATTAGACAAAGTCGACGACATGAAAGCCCGCGATATCGTTCACCTCGATGTAAGAAATACCTCTTCCGTCACCGATTACATGGTTATTTGCTCTGGTAACTCCAAGCGCCATGTGCAGTCGATTGCCGACCATGTGGCCAAAGAAGCCCGTCATGCCGGTGAAACCCCGTTAGGCCATGAGGGTCAGGATACAGGTGAATGGGTACTGGTTGATTTAGGCGATGTAATTGTTCACGTCATGCAAGACCAGACACGTGACTTCTATGACCTAGAGAAGCTCTGGGGTTAATGTGAAGATCCAGCTAATCGCAGTCGGTACAAAAATGCCTGGTTGGGTAGAAACTGGCTTCAAAGAATACCAGCGGCGTTTCCCTAAGGATATGCCGCTGGAGCTTATCGAGATTTCGGCGGGTAAACGCGGCAAAAACGCCGACATCAAGCGTATTTTGCAGCAGGAAGGTGAAAAAACCCTGGCAGCCATTCCCAAGGGCAACCGCATCGTGACGCTGGAAGTAACAGGTAAACCCTGGGACACGCACCAGCTTGCCAGCAATATGGAAAAGTGGCAGCTTGATGGCCGCGATGTCAGTTTGTTAATTGGCGGACCCGAAGGCTTAGCGCCGGAATGTATCGCCGCCTCGGAGCAAAAATGGTCGCTGTCTAATCTGACATTGCCTCACCCACTGGTGCGCATTGTGGTAGCTGAAAGCCTCTATCGAGGCTGGAGTTTGAATAACAACCATCCTTACCACAGGGAATAATCGCCATTATGCTCAATCACAGGCCGACGATCCGCGATCACAGCGCAGAAGCAAACCTGTTTGCGCGTCGCGCCTTTATTGGCTTTGTCTTCGTGGTTACCCTGATAGGTATGCTGCTACACAACGTGTACAAGTTGCAGGTGACGGAGCACGAAACCTACCAGACCCGCTCCAACGATAACCGCATCAAAGTCATCCCGGTCGCACCAAACCGGGGGCTGATCTACGACCGTAACGGCATCATTCTGGCTGAAAACCGCCCGGTTTATAACCTGGAAGTCATCCCCGAAGACGTGGACGATCTCGAAACAGCGCTCACCCAGGTACGTGAGCTTATCGACATCAGCGACCAACAGGTCGAAGAGTTTCGTAAAGACATTCGTCACAATCGTCGCTTTAAAAGCCAGATCCTGAAAGGCCGTCTGAATGAGCAAGAAGTGGCCACGTTTTCCGTTAATCAGCACAAATTTCCCGGCTTCAGTATTGAGGCCCGGCTGGCACGCTATTACCCTTACGGTGATACCCTCACGCACGCGCTGGGGTATGTTGCCAAGCTGAATAAAAAAGAACTCGCCGAGCTGGAATCAGAAGGCAATGCCAGCAACTATCGCGCAACCCGGGATATCGGCAAACTGGGCATTGAGAAGTTCTATGAATCTCGCCTGCATGGCGTGGTCGGCTCACAACGCGTCGAAGTCAACAATCGCGGCCGTATCATTCGCACCCTAGGCGTGGAACCGCCACAGCCCGGTGACGACCTGGTCCTCACCATGGATATTGGTTTGCAACAAATTGCCCAGAAAGAGCTCGAAGGTGTGCGTGGCGCCATTGTTGTGCTCGACCCTAAAGATGGCGGCGTACTGGCCATGTACTCTAACCCCAGCTATGACCCCAACTTATTTGTTCATGGCATCAGCAGTAAAAAATACCGTGAATTACTCAATCCCGACAGGCCCCTGATCAACCGGGTCACGCAGGGTCGCTATGCACCCGCTTCCA contains these protein-coding regions:
- the rlmH gene encoding 23S rRNA (pseudouridine(1915)-N(3))-methyltransferase RlmH, with translation MKIQLIAVGTKMPGWVETGFKEYQRRFPKDMPLELIEISAGKRGKNADIKRILQQEGEKTLAAIPKGNRIVTLEVTGKPWDTHQLASNMEKWQLDGRDVSLLIGGPEGLAPECIAASEQKWSLSNLTLPHPLVRIVVAESLYRGWSLNNNHPYHRE
- the nadD gene encoding nicotinate-nucleotide adenylyltransferase, translated to MIAVFGGTFDPVHLGHINMATQCMAALKLSELRFIPNAVPVHKQGPAISTTDRLAMLQLATAHDSRFTIDQRELERDTPSYSLLTLEELKAEYPDQALVFLMGMDSFNSLDKWYRWQDIVSLCHIVVYQRPGDAFAPSAALQIYLKQAHCTEPEQLSTQPAGLCYFLPGQPFEAASSTIRNAIKQRQAVEPWLNNTVLEYIQAHQLYLSSSNNT
- the rsfS gene encoding ribosome silencing factor, with product MDSKQLLDFALDKVDDMKARDIVHLDVRNTSSVTDYMVICSGNSKRHVQSIADHVAKEARHAGETPLGHEGQDTGEWVLVDLGDVIVHVMQDQTRDFYDLEKLWG
- the mrdA gene encoding penicillin-binding protein 2, which translates into the protein MLNHRPTIRDHSAEANLFARRAFIGFVFVVTLIGMLLHNVYKLQVTEHETYQTRSNDNRIKVIPVAPNRGLIYDRNGIILAENRPVYNLEVIPEDVDDLETALTQVRELIDISDQQVEEFRKDIRHNRRFKSQILKGRLNEQEVATFSVNQHKFPGFSIEARLARYYPYGDTLTHALGYVAKLNKKELAELESEGNASNYRATRDIGKLGIEKFYESRLHGVVGSQRVEVNNRGRIIRTLGVEPPQPGDDLVLTMDIGLQQIAQKELEGVRGAIVVLDPKDGGVLAMYSNPSYDPNLFVHGISSKKYRELLNPDRPLINRVTQGRYAPASTVKPHLAILALEEGLVTEQTKLWDPGFFQIPNVDHRWRDWKRWGHGHVDVYKAIEESCDTYFYHTAYQLGITKISNFMSQFGFGDLSGIDIHEETSAIMPTTDWKRQRFRENWWPGDTISVGIGQGYWTATPIQIANAVSILVNKGAHRPPHLAQVARHDNEVTQMYIDEKPPVVLENPDHWRIALEAMHNTVYKTTGTAHKAFKGATYDPAGKTGTAQIVSIAQGEKYDAEKLQERHRDNAIYTGFAPYNDPRIVVAIVVENQGGGSAIAAPIARRLMDYYFATYPSDTEGQ